One region of Microbacterium sp. M28 genomic DNA includes:
- a CDS encoding aldo/keto reductase, with protein MTPQLAVEETHTRTGGWAVLGPGNIARRFLTGLASSAGELVAVGSSAADRARAFADDAKEQGATDVTAGAYADALADPRVDAVYVSSVHTAHADLVLAAIAAGKAVLCEKPLAVNHGTAMALVDAARQAGVPLVEAYMYRFHPQTRTVLGLVRDGAIGRVVHVDASFAFRVGERRGRLFDPALAGGGILDVGGYPVTMTAAIVDAAEGAHASEPVELTASGVLGPTGVDEWTVARATYRSGITATLTTGVMAPAANTVTILGEKGSIRIADPWIPAGDTTIEVTTTEGVQTIAIEATDAYGLEADATIAALRDGRADAPEMTSAETLATARTLDRWRAAVGLRYAFEAEDADIAPVRIASSSGEGSPMRYGEIAGVGKRVSRLVMGVDNQPDLAHASAVFDVYAEQGGNVFDTAYIYGDGELEKRLGRWIANRGIREDVVVITKGGHTPHCDPESVSRQLLESLERQGTDYADIYMLHRDNPDVPVGEFVDVLDEHARAGRIRVFGGSNWTPERIDEANAYAAANGRQGFGVVSDHFGLAEAYDVPWEGCVHVTDEASRRWLEERQIPLLPWSSQARGFFTGRARPDDLSDAELVRCYYSDDNFERLRRAEHLGKDRGVPTTAIALAYVLAQPFPTFPLFGPRTIEETRSSMRGLTVDLTPEEVAWLNLRS; from the coding sequence GTGACCCCTCAGCTCGCAGTCGAAGAGACACACACTCGCACCGGCGGCTGGGCCGTTCTCGGCCCGGGGAACATCGCGCGCAGATTCCTCACGGGGCTCGCTTCGAGCGCCGGTGAGCTCGTCGCGGTCGGCAGTTCAGCAGCCGACCGCGCCCGCGCCTTCGCCGACGACGCCAAGGAGCAGGGAGCGACCGACGTCACGGCCGGCGCCTACGCCGATGCCCTCGCCGACCCTCGTGTCGACGCGGTCTACGTCTCGAGCGTGCACACCGCCCACGCCGACCTCGTGCTCGCGGCGATCGCCGCCGGCAAGGCCGTGCTGTGCGAGAAGCCGCTCGCCGTGAACCACGGCACTGCCATGGCGCTGGTCGATGCGGCTCGCCAGGCGGGTGTGCCGCTCGTCGAGGCGTACATGTACCGGTTCCACCCGCAGACCCGCACGGTGCTCGGCCTCGTCCGCGACGGAGCCATCGGCCGCGTCGTGCACGTCGACGCCTCGTTCGCCTTCCGCGTCGGCGAGCGCCGCGGACGACTCTTCGACCCCGCCCTGGCCGGCGGAGGCATCCTCGACGTCGGCGGCTACCCCGTGACGATGACGGCGGCGATCGTCGACGCCGCCGAGGGCGCACACGCCTCCGAGCCCGTCGAGCTGACGGCGAGCGGTGTGCTCGGCCCCACCGGCGTGGACGAGTGGACGGTCGCCAGAGCGACCTACCGCAGCGGTATCACCGCCACGCTGACGACCGGCGTCATGGCGCCGGCCGCGAACACCGTGACGATCCTCGGAGAGAAGGGCAGCATCCGGATCGCCGATCCGTGGATCCCTGCCGGCGACACGACAATCGAAGTCACCACGACCGAAGGCGTGCAGACCATCGCGATCGAGGCCACCGACGCCTACGGGCTGGAGGCCGACGCGACCATCGCCGCGCTGCGCGATGGGCGCGCGGACGCTCCGGAGATGACGTCCGCGGAGACACTCGCCACGGCGCGGACGCTCGACCGCTGGCGTGCCGCCGTCGGTCTGCGCTACGCCTTCGAGGCCGAGGACGCTGACATCGCGCCCGTGCGGATCGCATCGTCGTCGGGCGAGGGCTCCCCGATGCGCTACGGCGAGATCGCCGGGGTCGGCAAGCGCGTCTCGCGCCTCGTGATGGGTGTGGACAACCAGCCGGACCTCGCGCACGCCTCGGCGGTGTTCGACGTGTATGCCGAGCAGGGCGGGAACGTCTTCGACACGGCGTACATCTACGGCGACGGCGAACTCGAGAAGCGCCTCGGGCGGTGGATCGCGAACCGCGGCATCCGCGAAGACGTCGTGGTCATCACCAAGGGTGGGCACACCCCGCACTGCGATCCGGAATCCGTCTCGCGCCAGCTCCTGGAGAGCCTCGAGCGGCAGGGCACCGACTACGCCGACATCTACATGCTCCACCGCGACAACCCGGACGTCCCCGTCGGCGAGTTCGTGGACGTGCTCGACGAGCACGCGCGGGCCGGTCGCATCCGGGTCTTCGGCGGATCGAACTGGACCCCCGAGCGCATCGACGAGGCCAACGCCTACGCCGCGGCGAACGGGCGGCAGGGCTTCGGCGTCGTGAGCGACCACTTCGGACTGGCCGAGGCCTACGACGTACCGTGGGAGGGCTGCGTGCACGTGACGGACGAGGCGTCGCGTCGCTGGCTCGAGGAGCGGCAGATCCCCTTGCTGCCCTGGTCATCGCAGGCGCGCGGGTTCTTCACCGGTCGCGCCCGCCCTGACGACCTCAGCGATGCGGAGCTCGTGCGCTGCTACTACAGCGACGACAACTTCGAGCGTCTGCGTCGCGCGGAGCATCTCGGCAAGGACCGCGGCGTGCCGACAACGGCGATCGCTCTCGCGTACGTCCTGGCCCAACCGTTCCCCACGTTCCCACTCTTCGGACCCCGTACGATCGAGGAGACCCGCTCGTCGATGCGGGGGCTCACCGTCGATCTGACGCCCGAAGAGGTGGCATGGCTGAACCTGCGAAGCTGA
- a CDS encoding LacI family DNA-binding transcriptional regulator, whose amino-acid sequence MAEPAKLSGTGGPDASGPPAGRRRATILDVAAAAGVSRQTVTRAINDMPGISVETRRRVLDAAGALSYRPSRFGRGLVTGGDPQLGLVVDDLRNPYSPELAAAIVRRAAIDGWSVSLVDIRLAGAADRLLHSLHAQVDVVVGYLGEWALEWESRFGATPLILLDANDDTAHAGVHLDPSLAIEELAAHLVAVGTHRPVVLDASPPHATSARGRSMMAALERRDLTPELVHAEASTPEHASAVAAQIIRRATPPDAIVAFNDLMAFGVLSACRHAGLDVPNDIRVAGVDGLAIGTLVAPTLTTLAVDFDEVARHTLELSVALRDGDAAVGRHRVATHRLVLRESA is encoded by the coding sequence ATGGCTGAACCTGCGAAGCTGAGCGGCACGGGTGGCCCCGACGCATCGGGGCCACCCGCCGGTCGACGTCGCGCGACCATCCTCGACGTCGCCGCCGCCGCCGGAGTCTCGCGCCAGACCGTGACGCGTGCGATCAACGACATGCCGGGGATCAGCGTCGAGACCCGACGCAGGGTCCTCGATGCCGCCGGCGCCCTCTCCTACCGACCTTCCCGCTTCGGCCGCGGGCTCGTCACCGGCGGCGACCCGCAGCTCGGCCTCGTCGTGGACGACCTGCGCAACCCGTATTCCCCCGAACTGGCGGCGGCCATCGTCCGCCGCGCGGCGATCGACGGGTGGAGCGTCTCCCTCGTCGACATCCGACTGGCGGGCGCCGCGGATCGGCTCCTGCACTCGCTCCACGCGCAGGTGGATGTCGTGGTCGGCTATCTCGGCGAGTGGGCGCTCGAATGGGAGAGCCGGTTCGGCGCGACTCCGCTCATCCTCCTCGATGCGAATGACGACACAGCGCACGCCGGCGTGCATCTGGATCCGTCGCTGGCGATCGAGGAGCTCGCAGCCCACCTCGTCGCCGTCGGCACGCATCGACCGGTCGTGCTGGATGCCTCGCCACCGCACGCGACCAGCGCGCGGGGGCGCTCGATGATGGCGGCCCTCGAGCGACGCGACCTGACCCCCGAACTGGTCCATGCCGAAGCCTCCACCCCGGAGCATGCGTCGGCCGTCGCCGCACAGATCATCCGCAGGGCCACCCCACCCGACGCGATCGTGGCGTTCAACGACCTCATGGCGTTCGGCGTCCTATCCGCGTGCCGTCACGCCGGCCTCGACGTGCCGAACGACATCCGCGTCGCCGGAGTCGACGGGCTGGCGATCGGAACCCTCGTCGCGCCGACGCTCACGACGCTGGCGGTCGACTTCGATGAGGTCGCCCGCCACACCCTCGAACTGTCCGTGGCGCTGCGTGACGGCGACGCCGCGGTCGGTCGTCACCGCGTCGCGACCCACCGCCTGGTCCTGCGCGAGTCCGCGTAG
- a CDS encoding amino acid ABC transporter ATP-binding protein: MSTDLIDIHAPAIEIRGLVKTFGDNEVLKGIDLTVTAGEVVCVIGPSGSGKSTLLRSVNVLEEPTDGSILIEGIDITDPETDIDRVRTRIGMVFQSFNLFPHLSVLGNLTLAQRRVLKRPKADAEKIGREMLDRVGLAEKADAYPGHLSGGQQQRVAIARALCMNPDMMLFDEPTSALDPELVGEVLQVMRSLADDGMTMLVVTHEMGFAREVGSRLIFMDGGVIVEEGDPRAVLSDPHHQRTKDFLSRVL, from the coding sequence ATGAGCACTGACCTGATCGACATCCACGCTCCGGCGATCGAGATCCGGGGCCTCGTGAAGACCTTCGGGGACAACGAGGTGCTCAAGGGCATCGACCTGACCGTGACCGCCGGCGAGGTCGTCTGCGTGATCGGCCCGTCCGGTTCGGGCAAGTCGACCCTGCTGCGGTCGGTGAACGTGCTCGAGGAACCGACCGACGGCAGCATCCTCATCGAGGGCATCGACATCACCGACCCTGAGACCGACATCGATCGGGTCCGCACGCGCATCGGCATGGTGTTCCAGAGCTTCAACCTCTTCCCCCACCTGAGCGTGCTCGGCAACCTCACGCTGGCTCAGCGTCGCGTGCTCAAGCGCCCGAAGGCAGATGCCGAGAAGATCGGCCGCGAGATGCTCGATCGTGTCGGGCTGGCGGAGAAGGCCGACGCGTACCCTGGGCATCTCTCCGGCGGCCAGCAGCAGCGCGTCGCGATCGCGCGGGCGCTGTGCATGAACCCGGACATGATGCTGTTCGACGAGCCGACGTCGGCGCTGGATCCCGAGCTCGTCGGCGAGGTGCTGCAGGTCATGCGGTCGCTCGCCGACGACGGCATGACGATGCTCGTCGTGACCCACGAGATGGGCTTCGCGCGCGAGGTCGGATCGCGATTGATCTTCATGGACGGCGGGGTCATCGTCGAAGAGGGCGACCCCCGCGCCGTGCTCTCGGATCCGCACCATCAGCGCACGAAGGACTTCCTCTCGCGCGTTCTGTAG
- a CDS encoding amino acid ABC transporter permease, which translates to MALRRTTRSRLYRISMYVIFIALVVWVALATDWATFSRQFLNPAVAAEMFPEIITIALKNTILFTLISFAGGLILGVVLALLKLSSIGPFRWFATAWIELFRGLPALLTIFAFAFMIPIALKVQFPGGAVGAGLMGLIFVASAYMAEVIRAGIQAVPKGQTEAARSLGMSPLKTTFWVVLPQGFRIIIPPLTNEFVLLLKDTSLMFIAGSTIFTKELTSFSRDALSSTANGTPLVMAAMLYLLVTIPLTRVVAWLERRMAKQR; encoded by the coding sequence ATGGCGTTGAGGCGCACCACCCGAAGCAGGCTCTACCGCATCTCGATGTACGTGATCTTCATCGCGCTGGTGGTGTGGGTCGCGCTCGCGACGGACTGGGCGACGTTCAGCCGGCAGTTCCTCAACCCGGCCGTCGCGGCCGAGATGTTCCCCGAGATCATCACGATCGCGCTGAAGAACACGATTTTGTTCACGCTGATCTCCTTCGCGGGCGGACTGATCCTCGGCGTCGTGCTGGCGCTGCTGAAACTGTCGAGCATCGGTCCGTTCCGCTGGTTCGCCACAGCATGGATCGAACTGTTCCGAGGCCTTCCCGCACTGCTGACGATCTTCGCGTTCGCCTTCATGATCCCGATCGCGCTCAAGGTGCAGTTCCCCGGCGGTGCCGTCGGCGCGGGCCTCATGGGACTCATCTTCGTCGCCTCCGCGTACATGGCCGAAGTCATCCGCGCGGGCATCCAGGCCGTGCCCAAGGGGCAGACCGAAGCGGCGAGGTCGCTCGGCATGTCGCCGTTGAAGACCACGTTCTGGGTCGTGCTTCCGCAAGGTTTCCGCATCATCATCCCGCCGCTCACCAACGAGTTCGTGCTGCTTCTGAAGGACACCTCGCTCATGTTCATCGCGGGGTCGACGATCTTCACCAAGGAGCTGACCTCGTTCTCCCGGGACGCACTGTCCTCCACGGCGAACGGCACGCCGTTGGTCATGGCGGCGATGCTCTACCTGCTCGTGACGATCCCGTTGACCCGGGTGGTCGCGTGGCTCGAACGACGAATGGCGAAACAGCGATGA
- a CDS encoding transporter substrate-binding domain-containing protein: MIRRRTIFAGAAFAASVLVLTGCSGGGEPEQPASEGGADYGLVAPGTLTVCSDVPYPPFEVEDADAESGYSGFDIDLLGAIAEKLDLSLAVQDVNFDALQSGTTLVAGQCDIGASAMTITEERKANIDFSDPYYDSLQSLLVRADSGIESIDDLAGKNVGVQQGTTGESYATENAPEAQLVQFPSDGELWPAIQAGQIDAILQDLPVNVEHERADDAYTIVEEYETDESYGFAFAKGEKDELREAVNTALQEMRDDGTYQEIYDSYFSAN; encoded by the coding sequence ATGATCCGTCGTCGCACCATCTTCGCTGGAGCCGCTTTCGCGGCTTCCGTCCTCGTCCTCACCGGTTGCTCCGGAGGCGGCGAGCCCGAACAGCCCGCGTCCGAGGGCGGCGCGGATTACGGCCTGGTCGCCCCCGGCACGCTCACGGTGTGCTCGGACGTGCCCTACCCGCCGTTCGAGGTTGAGGATGCGGACGCCGAGAGCGGCTACTCCGGCTTCGACATCGACCTGCTCGGAGCGATCGCCGAGAAGCTCGACCTGTCGCTCGCCGTGCAGGACGTGAACTTCGACGCTCTGCAGTCCGGCACGACGCTGGTCGCCGGACAGTGCGACATCGGCGCATCCGCGATGACGATCACCGAAGAGCGCAAGGCCAACATCGACTTCTCCGACCCGTACTACGACTCGCTGCAGTCGCTGCTGGTCCGCGCCGATTCCGGCATCGAGTCGATCGACGACCTCGCGGGCAAGAATGTCGGTGTTCAGCAGGGCACCACGGGCGAGAGCTACGCGACCGAGAACGCACCTGAGGCCCAGCTGGTGCAGTTCCCGTCGGACGGCGAACTGTGGCCCGCGATCCAGGCCGGCCAGATCGACGCGATCCTCCAGGACCTGCCCGTGAACGTCGAGCACGAGCGCGCCGACGACGCTTACACGATCGTCGAGGAGTACGAGACCGACGAGTCCTACGGCTTCGCCTTCGCCAAGGGTGAGAAGGACGAGCTGCGTGAGGCGGTCAACACCGCGCTCCAGGAGATGCGCGACGACGGCACCTACCAGGAGATCTACGACTCGTACTTCTCCGCGAACTGA
- a CDS encoding Dabb family protein, with amino-acid sequence MTIRHVVAWKLASEDAEERAAQAAEVARRLNALDGAVPELLSISAGANSLYPDANWDVTLVADFADAAALEAYQVHPAHEEAAGYIRSVVSGRVAVDFEV; translated from the coding sequence ATGACCATCCGCCACGTCGTCGCCTGGAAGCTCGCGAGCGAGGATGCCGAGGAGCGCGCAGCGCAGGCCGCGGAGGTCGCGCGCCGGTTGAACGCCCTCGACGGCGCCGTGCCGGAGCTCCTGTCGATCTCGGCCGGGGCGAACAGCCTCTACCCCGATGCGAACTGGGACGTCACGCTGGTCGCGGACTTCGCGGATGCCGCAGCCCTCGAGGCGTATCAGGTCCACCCTGCCCACGAAGAGGCCGCCGGTTACATCCGCTCGGTCGTCTCCGGTCGTGTCGCGGTCGACTTCGAGGTCTGA
- a CDS encoding glutaredoxin family protein → MTALTLIGKPDCHLCDVAREVVDAVIAELPEETAERIEITEASINDDPALYELWWEKIPVILIDGELHAHWRVSPDRLRERLENA, encoded by the coding sequence GTGACCGCGCTCACCCTCATCGGCAAGCCCGACTGTCACCTGTGCGACGTCGCACGCGAGGTCGTCGATGCCGTCATCGCGGAGCTCCCCGAGGAGACGGCGGAGCGCATCGAGATCACCGAAGCCTCGATCAACGACGACCCCGCTCTGTACGAGTTGTGGTGGGAGAAGATCCCGGTGATCCTCATCGACGGAGAACTGCACGCGCACTGGCGGGTATCGCCGGACCGGCTGCGCGAGAGACTGGAGAACGCATGA
- a CDS encoding rhodanese-like domain-containing protein, producing MKSITVAELAARANTPLIDVRERDEFARGHVPGAVNIPMSEIGSRLDELPGEAFDVICQVGGRSARVVEALEARGYDVTNIDGGTGEWIAQGREIETPAA from the coding sequence ATGAAGTCGATCACAGTCGCCGAACTCGCCGCGCGTGCGAACACGCCGCTCATCGACGTCCGCGAACGCGATGAGTTCGCCCGCGGTCATGTCCCCGGTGCCGTGAACATCCCGATGTCCGAGATCGGGAGCCGTCTCGACGAGCTGCCCGGCGAGGCGTTCGACGTCATCTGCCAGGTCGGCGGGCGTTCGGCACGCGTGGTCGAGGCGCTCGAGGCGCGCGGATACGACGTCACCAACATCGACGGCGGCACGGGGGAGTGGATCGCGCAGGGCCGCGAGATCGAGACGCCGGCCGCGTGA
- a CDS encoding 30S ribosomal protein bS22, with protein MGSVIKKRRKRMAKKKHRKLLRKTRHQRRNKK; from the coding sequence GTGGGTTCTGTCATCAAGAAGCGCCGCAAGCGCATGGCGAAGAAGAAGCACCGCAAGCTGCTTCGCAAGACTCGCCACCAGCGCCGCAACAAGAAGTAA
- a CDS encoding helix-turn-helix domain-containing protein, protein MPEVPDVRFLTVAEVAEIMRVSKMTVYRLVHAGELPAIRFGRSYRVPESAVADALRRPIADAG, encoded by the coding sequence ATGCCCGAAGTTCCAGACGTTCGCTTCCTGACGGTCGCCGAGGTCGCCGAGATCATGCGCGTGTCGAAGATGACCGTGTACCGGCTCGTGCACGCCGGCGAGCTGCCGGCGATCCGATTCGGCCGCAGTTATCGCGTACCCGAGTCAGCCGTCGCCGACGCTCTGCGCCGTCCGATCGCCGACGCGGGCTGA
- a CDS encoding TetR/AcrR family transcriptional regulator encodes MTDEELPELPRGIALAWGVAANPQRGPKREMSVERIVETAVELADAEGIGAVSMAAVAAKLGFTPMSLYRYVSAKDDLLLLMQEEATGVPPEDVREHEGWRDRLRALFEAQVLIYLRHPWILSLPITGSPITPNSSAWIEAGLEALADTPLSETERLAVALAMTGQARWYGMVIAGYSEQARSTGLTPDEVTAREAALFDRVIAAEEYPHLRRAIDAGVFMDERDPFRFATERLLDGIGMYIDGLAGGREAAPAQEWLGIDPAEIAGDKRYREAQKAVREAEKALRAARKQERQALKDAHERMTRN; translated from the coding sequence ATGACGGACGAGGAACTGCCAGAGCTCCCTCGCGGCATCGCGCTCGCCTGGGGCGTCGCAGCGAATCCGCAGCGCGGACCGAAGCGCGAGATGAGCGTCGAGCGGATCGTGGAGACCGCGGTCGAGCTCGCGGACGCCGAGGGGATCGGAGCCGTCTCGATGGCAGCCGTGGCCGCGAAGCTCGGGTTCACGCCGATGTCGCTCTATCGCTACGTGAGCGCGAAGGACGACCTTCTGCTGCTCATGCAGGAGGAGGCGACCGGTGTCCCGCCGGAGGATGTCCGAGAACATGAGGGTTGGCGTGACAGGCTCCGCGCCCTGTTCGAGGCGCAGGTGCTCATCTATCTGCGCCACCCCTGGATCCTGTCGCTGCCGATCACCGGATCCCCGATCACGCCGAACAGCTCCGCATGGATCGAGGCGGGGCTCGAGGCGCTCGCCGACACGCCCCTCAGCGAGACGGAGCGGCTGGCGGTCGCTCTCGCCATGACCGGCCAGGCTCGGTGGTACGGCATGGTCATCGCCGGATACTCGGAGCAGGCGCGCAGCACGGGTCTCACGCCGGACGAGGTCACGGCCCGCGAGGCGGCGCTGTTCGACCGGGTGATCGCGGCCGAGGAGTACCCGCATCTGCGCCGTGCGATCGATGCCGGCGTGTTCATGGACGAGCGCGATCCGTTCCGGTTCGCGACCGAACGCCTGCTGGACGGCATCGGGATGTACATCGACGGACTCGCGGGCGGGCGAGAGGCGGCGCCGGCACAGGAGTGGCTCGGCATCGACCCCGCCGAGATCGCGGGCGACAAGCGGTATCGCGAGGCGCAGAAGGCGGTGCGGGAAGCGGAGAAGGCGCTTCGGGCCGCGCGCAAGCAGGAGCGTCAGGCGCTGAAGGATGCCCACGAGCGCATGACCAGGAACTGA
- a CDS encoding ATP-binding cassette domain-containing protein, with amino-acid sequence MTALAIEVEGLHKRFGDHVVLDGIDLSVTRGEVFALLGPNGAGKTTAINILTTLTKPDSGRVAVGGFDVRAHPVAVQQRISLTGQSAAVDDALTATENVVMFARLSGLGRAAARRRCVELLERFGLADAASRAVRTYSGGMRRRLDLALSFVVTPEILFLDEPTTGLDTRSRRDLWDIIRAMADAGTTVFLTTQYLEEADQLADRIAVLHDGRIAALGTADQLKSRVGGDTVEVHDAHGELLREIATDGTLPGLRRALDQLDEQGAEGTVTLRRPTLDDVFLALTGTTSRSGSDALVGAASPKESA; translated from the coding sequence ATGACCGCACTCGCGATCGAGGTCGAAGGGCTGCACAAGCGCTTCGGCGATCACGTCGTCCTCGACGGCATCGACTTGTCCGTCACGCGCGGCGAGGTGTTCGCCCTGCTGGGACCCAACGGCGCCGGCAAGACCACCGCGATCAACATCCTCACGACCCTGACGAAGCCGGACTCCGGTCGCGTGGCCGTCGGCGGGTTCGACGTCCGCGCCCATCCGGTGGCCGTCCAGCAGCGGATCAGCCTCACCGGGCAATCCGCGGCCGTCGACGACGCGCTCACGGCCACCGAGAACGTCGTCATGTTCGCCAGGCTTTCGGGCCTGGGCCGCGCGGCGGCCCGTCGCCGGTGCGTCGAACTCCTCGAACGGTTCGGCCTGGCCGATGCCGCGTCGCGCGCTGTGCGGACCTACTCCGGCGGCATGCGCCGCCGGCTCGACCTCGCGCTGAGCTTCGTCGTCACGCCGGAGATCCTCTTCCTCGACGAGCCGACCACGGGACTCGACACCCGCAGCCGTCGCGATCTGTGGGACATCATCCGCGCGATGGCGGATGCCGGGACCACCGTGTTCCTCACCACGCAGTACCTCGAGGAGGCCGATCAGCTGGCCGACCGGATCGCGGTGCTGCACGACGGCCGCATCGCCGCCCTCGGCACCGCCGATCAACTGAAGTCGCGAGTCGGCGGCGACACGGTCGAAGTGCACGACGCGCACGGCGAACTCCTCCGCGAGATCGCCACGGACGGCACGCTGCCCGGCCTGCGCCGCGCCCTCGATCAGCTCGACGAGCAGGGCGCCGAGGGCACCGTGACCCTGCGCCGTCCGACGCTCGACGACGTCTTCCTCGCCCTCACGGGAACCACCTCCCGCTCCGGCTCCGACGCACTGGTCGGCGCCGCATCCCCGAAGGAGTCCGCATGA
- a CDS encoding ABC transporter permease, producing MTSLTAAPAATAAPTLRPRLRGATAEMIFVGRSMRHSLRDGESLLMAIMLPVMLMLMFTWVFGGAIDPSGAYVDYVVPGIILTCAGFGASATAVYVANDMRTGIIDRFRTMPLRAGAVLTGHVVASLIRNLVATSIVIGVGVLVGFRPTADFGEWVATGALIALYILAITYLFAAIGLAAGSPEGANGYGFVLLFLPYLSSAFVPVESMPDWLQPIAQYQPITPIIETIRALLMGTSVDTEPFWAVFWCLVILAVAAAWGAWLFRRKAGRR from the coding sequence ATGACCAGCCTGACCGCCGCACCTGCGGCCACCGCCGCCCCGACCCTGCGCCCCCGACTGCGCGGCGCCACCGCCGAGATGATCTTCGTCGGACGCAGCATGCGTCATTCGCTGCGCGACGGCGAATCGCTTCTCATGGCGATCATGCTGCCGGTGATGCTGATGCTGATGTTCACCTGGGTGTTCGGCGGCGCGATCGATCCGTCCGGCGCATACGTCGACTACGTCGTCCCCGGCATCATCCTGACCTGTGCGGGATTCGGCGCCTCAGCGACGGCGGTGTACGTCGCCAACGACATGCGCACCGGGATCATCGACCGATTCCGCACCATGCCGCTGCGTGCCGGAGCCGTGCTCACCGGGCACGTCGTGGCGAGCCTCATCCGCAACCTCGTCGCGACCTCCATCGTGATCGGAGTCGGCGTGCTCGTCGGCTTCCGCCCGACGGCCGACTTCGGCGAGTGGGTGGCGACGGGTGCGCTCATCGCGCTGTACATCCTCGCGATCACGTATCTGTTCGCGGCGATCGGTCTGGCAGCCGGATCGCCCGAAGGCGCGAACGGCTATGGCTTCGTGCTGCTGTTCCTGCCGTATCTGTCCAGTGCTTTCGTGCCGGTCGAGAGCATGCCGGACTGGCTGCAGCCGATCGCGCAGTACCAGCCGATCACGCCGATCATCGAGACCATCCGCGCGCTGCTCATGGGCACGTCGGTCGACACCGAGCCGTTCTGGGCCGTGTTCTGGTGCCTCGTGATCCTGGCGGTCGCCGCGGCCTGGGGCGCGTGGCTGTTCCGCCGCAAGGCCGGACGCCGCTGA
- a CDS encoding ArsR/SmtB family transcription factor, protein MTDIFDVIADGTRRDILQLLLRRSSDGDAGTSVTQIVSELGISQPTVSKHLKVLREAELVTVREDGQRRYYSLAIEPLEVVDDWLMPFLVDAFDERTDLDLVPLPDGAAHAAEAVGRAAASAKHVVQSALKRLGG, encoded by the coding sequence ATGACCGACATCTTCGACGTGATCGCGGACGGCACGAGGCGAGACATCCTCCAGCTCCTGCTCCGGCGGTCCTCCGATGGGGATGCCGGCACGAGCGTGACCCAGATCGTCAGCGAGCTGGGCATCAGCCAGCCGACCGTCTCGAAGCACCTCAAGGTGCTCCGCGAGGCGGAGCTCGTGACGGTGCGCGAGGACGGTCAGCGCCGGTACTACAGCCTGGCGATCGAGCCGCTCGAGGTCGTAGACGACTGGCTGATGCCGTTCCTCGTCGACGCGTTCGACGAGCGGACGGATCTCGATCTCGTCCCGCTGCCGGACGGCGCCGCCCACGCGGCCGAGGCTGTCGGGCGTGCGGCGGCATCCGCCAAGCACGTGGTGCAGAGCGCCCTCAAGCGACTGGGCGGCTGA